One part of the Phragmites australis chromosome 3, lpPhrAust1.1, whole genome shotgun sequence genome encodes these proteins:
- the LOC133913250 gene encoding putative pentatricopeptide repeat-containing protein At3g28640: protein MRPSMRPYIPKATFAFCHSLLASRLLPSVASPAAPLLPVQALLTTAGLLPRHPDLSLLALNSLLRALSRRAASPSHPRLALRLLGLMLAPAAPLPAPDHLSFPFALSAAAAALDDTHSPGAGQQLHALLTKIALFPSDHYVTTALIQLYAPRPDLARRVFDGLPRREAIHYDLVIGAYARAGLPVEGLAVFRAMFEDGAAPDAVVLTTAVATCAQAGALDCGAWVHRYVERTAPGLLGDAFVGSALVSMYAKCGCLEQAVRVFDGMPERNEYVWGTMVGAFAVHGMAAQAIACLERMTREDGVRPDGVAVLGALSACAHAGKVEDGLRLLKEMRSRYGVAPGHEHYSCTVDMLCRVGRLEVAVGLIETMPMTPLASVWGSVLAGCRNCGNVELAEVAARELEKLGGSADEGVYIQLSNIYLDANRKDDARRVRKLIGSRGIKKVPAYSAVEVDGEVSSFVADDQAHPRRFEIWEVLRLLADQMGRKPDEEEDFFFFLHCCCKMRFLPCPREKSCSFIY, encoded by the coding sequence ATGCGACCAAGCATGCGACCGTACATCCCCAAGGCCACCTTCGCATTCTGCCACTCCCTCCTCGCCTCCCGCCTCCTGCCCTCCGTCGCCTCGCCCGCCGCACCTCTCCTCCCCGTCCAGGCCCTCCTCACCACCGCCGGCCTACTCCCGCGCCACCCGGACCTCTCCCTCCTCGCGCTCAACTCCCTCCTCCGCGCCCTCTcccgccgcgccgcctccccgtccCACCCGCGCCTCGCGCTCCGCCTCCTCGGCCTCATGCTCGCCCCCGCCGCACCCCTACCCGCCCCGGACCATCTCTCCTTCCCCTTCGCGctctctgccgccgccgccgcactcgACGACACCCACTCCCCCGGGGCTGGGCAGCAGCTTCACGCGCTCCTCACTAAGATCGCGCTGTTCCCCTCCGACCACTACGTCACCACCGCGCTGATCCAGCTCTACGCGCCCCGCCCGGACCTCGCGCGGAGGGTGTTCGACGGATTGCCGCGGCGGGAGGCGATCCACTACGACCTGGTCATCGGGGCGTATGCGCGCGCGGGGCTGCCGGTGGAGGGGCTGGCGGTGTTCAGGGCCATGTTCGAGGACGGCGCGGCCCCAGACGCCGTCGTGCTCACGACGGCCGTCGCAACGTGCGCGCAGGCTGGCGCGCTGGACTGCGGGGCGTGGGTGCACCGGTACGTGGAGCGGACCGCACCGGGGCTGCTCGGGGACGCGTTCGTGGGTTCCGCGCTGGTCAGCATGTATGCCAAGTGCGGGTGCCTAGAGCAGGCGGTGAGGGTGTTCGACGGCATGCCGGAGCGGAACGAGTACGTGTGGGGCACCATGGTGGGTGCGTTCGCGGTGCATGGGATGGCGGCGCAGGCGATCGCGTGCCTGGAGAGGATGACGAGGGAGGACGGCGTGAGGCCGGACGGCGTGGCGGTGCTCGGGGCGCTCTCCGCGTGCGCACACGCCGGGAAGGTTGAGGATGGGCTGCGACTGCTCAAGGAGATGCGCAGCCGGTACGGCGTCGCGCCGGGGCACGAGCACTACAGCTGCACGGTCGACATGCTCTGCCgggtcgggcggctggaggtTGCGGTGGGGCTGATTGAGACAATGCCGATGACCCCGCTCGCGTCCGTGTGGGGCTCGGTCCTCGCCGGCTGCCGGAACTGTGGCAACGTCGAGCTGGCGGAAGTGGCAGCGAGGGAGCTCGAGAAACTAGGCGGCAGCGCCGACGAGGGCGTGTACATTCAGTTGTCCAACATCTACCTCGACGCCAACCGGAAAGACGACGCGCGGAGAGTGCGGAAGCTGATAGGCAGCCGTGGGATCAAGAAGGTCCCTGCGTACAGCGCCGTAGAGGTAGACGGGGAGGTGAGCTCGTTCGTCGCCGACGACCAGGCGCACCCACGCCGCTTCGAGATTTGGGAGGTGCTCCGGCTGCTGGCGGACCAGATGGGGCGCAAACCAGACGAGgaagaagatttttttttttttttgcattgttgTTGTAAGATGAGGTTTTTGCCGTGCCCTCGTGAAAAGTCATGTTCATTTATCTATTAA
- the LOC133913251 gene encoding glycine-rich cell wall structural protein 1.0-like isoform X2 → MVMPASVLLLLWNDFVCFQDRRMKEIVLKAMGQAISKSVAVAEIIKKRVPGLYQDTHISSVSITDVWEPIEEGLVPLEMTRHVSMISITLSPRELDKNTPGYQAPAYVEQPRQQQSFQQAPPPQRQPRRPPGQYQQLDYEDSYARGRGRGRGRGRGRGWGRGGYGGYGGYGNNQGGYNQGSGYYDNHGGYGAYDNQGGYGGGYGYNQGRYGNYQENGGYNRGRGGMRGRGNWGYRGGYEGGRGGGYEGGRGGGYEGGRGGGYEQGRGVYEGGRGGYEGGRGGYEGGRGGGVPGGRGYGGRGRGRMGGRGRGN, encoded by the exons ATGGTCATGCCAGCCAGCGTTCTCCTATTATTATGGAATGATTTTGTATGTTTCCAG GATCGGAGAATGAAAGAGATTGTTTTGAAGGCCATGGGACAGGCCATCAGTAAGTCTGTTGCTGTTGCAGAGATTATcaag AAAAGAGTCCCTGGGTTATATCAGGATACCCACATCAGTTCTGTCAGCATCACTGATGTCTGGGAACCTATAGAAGAAGGCCTTGTCCC ATTGGAGATGACTCGGCATGTTTCGATGATTTCAATTACTTTGTCTCCCAGAGAGCTGGACAAGAACACTCCTGG CTATCAAGCTCCAGCTTATGTTGAACAGCCCAGGCAACAGCAGAGCTTCCAGCAAGCGCCGCCACCGCAGCGCCAACCTCGCCGACCACCAGGCCAATACCAGCAGCTTGATTATGAAG ACTCCTATGCACGGGGTCGAGGCAGAGGAAGGGGCCGTGGACGTGGAAGGGGTTGGGGTCGAGGAGGCTATGGTGGTTATGGTGGATATGGAAACAACCAAGGTGGGTACAACCAAGGTAGTGGTTATTATGATAATCATGGTGGATATGGTGCCTATGATAATCAAGGCGGGTATGGTGGTGGATATGGCTACAACCAAGGCAGATATGGAAACTATCAAG AAAATGGTGGATATAACCGAGGGCGGGGCGGTATGCGTGGAAGAGGCAATTGGGGTTACCGTGGAG GGTATGAAGGAGGCAGGGGTGGTGGCTATGAAGGAGGCAGGGGTGGTGGCTATGAAGGAGGCAGGGGTGGTGGATATGAGCAAGGCAGGGGTGTCTATGAAGGAGGAAGGGGTGGGTATGAAGGAGGCAGGGGTGGCTATGAAGGAGGTAGGGGAGGTGGTGTTCCTGGCGGAAGGGGGTATGGTGGCCGTGGAAGGGGAAGAATGGGTGGTCGCGGGCGAGGGAACTGA
- the LOC133913251 gene encoding uncharacterized protein LOC133913251 isoform X1, whose product MDRYQRVERPRAESAIEENEIRITAQGLIRNYVSYATSLLQDRRMKEIVLKAMGQAISKSVAVAEIIKKRVPGLYQDTHISSVSITDVWEPIEEGLVPLEMTRHVSMISITLSPRELDKNTPGYQAPAYVEQPRQQQSFQQAPPPQRQPRRPPGQYQQLDYEDSYARGRGRGRGRGRGRGWGRGGYGGYGGYGNNQGGYNQGSGYYDNHGGYGAYDNQGGYGGGYGYNQGRYGNYQENGGYNRGRGGMRGRGNWGYRGGYEGGRGGGYEGGRGGGYEGGRGGGYEQGRGVYEGGRGGYEGGRGGYEGGRGGGVPGGRGYGGRGRGRMGGRGRGN is encoded by the exons ATGGACCGGTACCAGAGGGTGGAGCGGCCGCGGGCCGAGTCGGCCATAGAGGAGAACGAGATCCGCATCACCGCGCAGGGCCTCATCCGCAACTACGTCTCCTACGCCACGTCCCTCCTCCAG GATCGGAGAATGAAAGAGATTGTTTTGAAGGCCATGGGACAGGCCATCAGTAAGTCTGTTGCTGTTGCAGAGATTATcaag AAAAGAGTCCCTGGGTTATATCAGGATACCCACATCAGTTCTGTCAGCATCACTGATGTCTGGGAACCTATAGAAGAAGGCCTTGTCCC ATTGGAGATGACTCGGCATGTTTCGATGATTTCAATTACTTTGTCTCCCAGAGAGCTGGACAAGAACACTCCTGG CTATCAAGCTCCAGCTTATGTTGAACAGCCCAGGCAACAGCAGAGCTTCCAGCAAGCGCCGCCACCGCAGCGCCAACCTCGCCGACCACCAGGCCAATACCAGCAGCTTGATTATGAAG ACTCCTATGCACGGGGTCGAGGCAGAGGAAGGGGCCGTGGACGTGGAAGGGGTTGGGGTCGAGGAGGCTATGGTGGTTATGGTGGATATGGAAACAACCAAGGTGGGTACAACCAAGGTAGTGGTTATTATGATAATCATGGTGGATATGGTGCCTATGATAATCAAGGCGGGTATGGTGGTGGATATGGCTACAACCAAGGCAGATATGGAAACTATCAAG AAAATGGTGGATATAACCGAGGGCGGGGCGGTATGCGTGGAAGAGGCAATTGGGGTTACCGTGGAG GGTATGAAGGAGGCAGGGGTGGTGGCTATGAAGGAGGCAGGGGTGGTGGCTATGAAGGAGGCAGGGGTGGTGGATATGAGCAAGGCAGGGGTGTCTATGAAGGAGGAAGGGGTGGGTATGAAGGAGGCAGGGGTGGCTATGAAGGAGGTAGGGGAGGTGGTGTTCCTGGCGGAAGGGGGTATGGTGGCCGTGGAAGGGGAAGAATGGGTGGTCGCGGGCGAGGGAACTGA